One window of Cohnella hashimotonis genomic DNA carries:
- a CDS encoding phosphotriesterase family protein — protein sequence MAIMTVTGRVSADSLGWVLPHEHAFIDLRPLVPEPSLISAKALLREKVNLANSGRLRRNPYAVLDNAVLDEAAVARDELLAFKRAGGGTFVDLTLRDIGRDPLLLAGLSREVGIHIVAGCGYYIRATHPPDMDDKTVEEIAAELLGDIREGMEGTSVRAGVIGEIGTSEIIYPNERKTLIASALVQKETGLGLHVHTDLYETNGYEVIDILTGHGADAGKICINHIDVDIRMDYLRGLLERGVYVEFDNFGKEFYADKRDRSVLRGRFARDIERVEAIRTLIEWGYLKQILVSNDICLKNGLHRYGGWGYDHMLTNIVPMMEDAGIETWQIETLMRGNPAVFMDDGKPL from the coding sequence ATGGCCATCATGACGGTTACCGGACGGGTATCCGCCGACAGCTTGGGCTGGGTGCTGCCCCATGAGCATGCCTTTATCGATCTGCGGCCGCTGGTGCCCGAGCCGAGCCTGATCTCGGCCAAGGCGCTGCTGCGCGAAAAGGTCAACCTCGCCAACTCTGGCCGGCTGCGGCGCAATCCATACGCGGTGCTCGACAACGCCGTACTGGACGAAGCGGCGGTCGCCCGCGACGAGCTGCTGGCGTTCAAGCGGGCGGGGGGAGGCACCTTCGTCGACCTGACGCTGCGGGATATCGGCAGAGATCCGCTGCTGCTGGCCGGCCTGTCGAGAGAAGTGGGCATTCACATCGTGGCGGGGTGCGGCTATTATATCCGCGCGACGCACCCGCCGGATATGGATGACAAGACAGTGGAGGAGATCGCGGCGGAGCTGCTCGGCGACATTCGCGAAGGGATGGAGGGCACGTCCGTCAGAGCCGGCGTCATCGGCGAGATCGGCACCAGCGAGATCATCTATCCCAACGAGCGCAAGACGCTGATCGCCTCCGCCCTCGTACAGAAGGAAACCGGGCTTGGCCTGCACGTGCACACCGATCTCTACGAGACCAACGGTTACGAGGTCATCGATATTTTGACCGGTCACGGCGCCGACGCTGGCAAGATCTGCATCAACCATATCGACGTGGATATCCGGATGGACTACTTGCGGGGGCTGCTGGAGCGCGGCGTATACGTGGAGTTCGACAACTTCGGCAAGGAGTTCTACGCCGACAAGCGGGACAGAAGCGTGCTGCGGGGGCGGTTCGCCAGGGATATCGAGCGCGTCGAAGCGATCCGGACGCTGATCGAATGGGGCTACCTGAAGCAGATCCTCGTCTCGAACGATATTTGCCTGAAAAACGGCCTGCACCGATACGGCGGCTGGGGTTACGACCATATGCTGACCAATATCGTGCCGATGATGGAGGATGCGGGCATCGAGACCTGGCAGATCGAGACGTTGATGCGCGGCAATCCGGCCGTCTTCATGGACGACGGCAAGCCGTTGTAA
- a CDS encoding extracellular solute-binding protein translates to MKRRTAKVGLMSVLAGAMVLVSACSGTDKEESGQTAGATSKSTASASGTATSSASSAEKADPFGKIDPPVELTAVRSIDPTVKYENGDTIEQNAWTKLYEQEFGIKLKYMWVTDPSQYAQKFNVTMASGKLPDIMPVSGIQLQQLVDAGQLEDLSQPLEQYGSDRTKELLAKDGGVGLDSATFGGKLLALPVNPGSTDSATLLWVRTDWLKKLNLPEPKTTEDIYKIAQAFVNDDPDGNGKKDTYGLGLSKEFYGGIPELGSGMSAVEGFFNAYHAYPHIWVKDASGQLVYGSIQPEVKTALAELQKMYKEGLIDREFGVKDSEKLIQAVNSGKLGLFYGPMWVPLVFGEGRKLDPNMDWKPLPLPSVDSEPAKPQTVFNITQYYAVRKGSEHPEAVVKMLNAFHNSWDPVKYPATEISQNGDVQKWAYALVTGANPTQNLDAYKRVKEAIEKQDESLLDPKAPGQPIIYKAINDFKAGDQSGWGYTRVFDVGGAQEIINQYNENDGLKLTEFIASPTEAMVEKQPTLQKLELETFTKIVMGGASVDSFDDFVANWKKLGGDAITAEVAKWAASK, encoded by the coding sequence ATGAAAAGACGGACGGCAAAGGTCGGGCTTATGTCCGTTCTGGCAGGCGCCATGGTGCTCGTATCGGCGTGCAGCGGAACGGACAAGGAAGAGAGCGGCCAGACAGCGGGAGCGACGTCGAAAAGTACTGCTTCGGCTTCGGGTACGGCAACCAGCTCGGCAAGCAGCGCGGAAAAAGCGGATCCGTTCGGCAAAATCGACCCGCCCGTCGAACTGACGGCCGTCCGGTCGATCGACCCGACGGTCAAGTACGAGAACGGCGACACGATCGAGCAGAATGCCTGGACGAAGCTGTACGAGCAGGAATTCGGCATTAAGCTCAAGTACATGTGGGTGACCGACCCTTCCCAGTACGCGCAAAAGTTCAACGTCACGATGGCATCCGGCAAGCTGCCCGACATTATGCCGGTAAGCGGCATTCAGCTGCAGCAGCTTGTGGACGCCGGCCAGCTCGAGGATCTCTCGCAGCCGCTCGAGCAGTACGGTTCAGACCGGACGAAGGAACTGCTCGCGAAGGATGGCGGGGTCGGACTCGACTCCGCGACGTTCGGAGGCAAGCTGCTGGCGCTGCCGGTCAATCCGGGCTCGACGGACAGCGCGACGCTGCTCTGGGTACGGACGGATTGGCTGAAGAAGCTGAACCTTCCCGAGCCGAAGACGACGGAGGACATTTACAAGATCGCCCAGGCGTTCGTTAACGACGATCCGGACGGCAACGGCAAGAAGGATACGTACGGACTCGGATTGTCCAAGGAATTTTACGGCGGCATTCCGGAGCTTGGCAGCGGGATGTCGGCGGTTGAAGGCTTTTTTAACGCCTACCACGCTTATCCGCATATTTGGGTGAAGGACGCGAGCGGCCAGCTCGTGTACGGCAGCATCCAGCCTGAAGTGAAGACGGCGCTCGCCGAGCTGCAAAAGATGTACAAGGAAGGCCTGATCGACCGCGAGTTCGGCGTCAAGGATTCGGAGAAGCTGATCCAGGCCGTCAACTCGGGCAAGCTCGGACTGTTCTACGGACCGATGTGGGTGCCGCTCGTATTCGGCGAAGGCCGCAAGCTCGATCCGAACATGGATTGGAAGCCGCTCCCGCTGCCTTCGGTCGACAGCGAGCCGGCCAAGCCGCAGACCGTATTCAATATCACGCAATATTACGCCGTGCGCAAGGGCTCCGAGCATCCGGAGGCCGTGGTGAAGATGCTGAACGCCTTCCATAACAGCTGGGACCCCGTTAAGTATCCGGCGACGGAGATCAGCCAGAACGGCGACGTGCAAAAGTGGGCTTACGCGCTCGTGACGGGCGCCAATCCGACGCAAAATCTGGACGCCTACAAACGGGTCAAGGAAGCGATCGAAAAGCAGGACGAGTCGCTGCTCGATCCGAAAGCGCCCGGCCAGCCGATCATTTACAAGGCGATCAACGACTTCAAGGCCGGCGATCAGAGCGGCTGGGGCTATACGCGCGTATTCGACGTCGGCGGCGCCCAGGAGATCATCAATCAATACAACGAAAACGACGGCCTGAAGCTAACGGAATTCATCGCGTCGCCGACCGAGGCGATGGTCGAAAAGCAGCCTACCCTGCAGAAGCTGGAGCTCGAAACGTTTACGAAAATCGTCATGGGCGGGGCTTCGGTCGATTCGTTCGACGACTTCGTCGCGAATTGGAAGAAGCTCGGCGGAGACGCCATCACCGCGGAAGTGGCGAAATGGGCCGCGTCCAAGTGA
- a CDS encoding response regulator transcription factor has protein sequence MTQVLIVDDEPIIVNSIHQLLSETERMDLTLHCAYNVYEALDCLQRVRIDIVISDIRMPGMTGIELQDRIVRSWPRCKIIFLTGYNDFDYARQAIRSGGIVDYVLKNEDDQVLIDAVRKALEQLEQVESREKYMAELKSKLYVQQSSLRSAVLLSQMLDPLVAGGDRSDLFAGAGIALTADKPALLVVGRIDDWKEGTDEADHPLLLYACQNIAEEYLRPSAVFVSLVFDSNRLLWFIQPGGEGGETPWSMADRPAEEVWDNLKSRLYGVMEVVQDTCRRMLRLSVSFAIGRAPVPWNGMSASFRHLNGLLGEDRKDARSLLIQDGEHIPGNGQGAGTACQDQSEEAQQHRLVVRLNGYIQDHLHGDLSLTRLSEVVHHSPTYLSRLYKRMTGRMLSDYITDERMERARTLLAEPALRIQDVASRIGYEAAPQFNRSFKKRYKMTPQEYRDRLLYGE, from the coding sequence ATGACGCAAGTCCTGATCGTCGACGACGAACCGATCATCGTCAACAGCATCCATCAACTGCTCTCGGAGACGGAACGGATGGATCTCACCCTGCATTGCGCCTATAACGTCTACGAGGCGCTCGATTGTCTGCAGCGGGTACGCATCGATATCGTCATTTCGGATATCCGGATGCCGGGCATGACGGGCATCGAGCTGCAGGATCGCATCGTGCGGTCCTGGCCGCGCTGCAAAATAATCTTCCTAACCGGCTACAACGACTTTGACTATGCCCGGCAAGCGATCCGCTCCGGCGGCATCGTCGACTACGTGTTAAAAAACGAGGACGACCAGGTGCTGATCGATGCCGTCCGCAAGGCGCTCGAGCAGTTGGAACAGGTGGAGAGCCGCGAAAAATACATGGCTGAATTAAAAAGCAAGCTGTACGTGCAGCAATCCTCCCTGCGGTCGGCCGTCCTGCTCAGCCAGATGCTCGATCCGCTGGTAGCGGGCGGAGACCGGTCGGACCTGTTCGCCGGCGCGGGCATCGCGCTGACGGCGGACAAGCCGGCACTCCTCGTCGTCGGCCGCATCGACGATTGGAAGGAAGGGACGGACGAAGCCGATCATCCGCTGCTTCTGTATGCTTGCCAGAACATCGCGGAGGAGTATTTGCGGCCTTCCGCTGTTTTTGTGTCGCTCGTCTTCGATTCGAACCGGCTGCTGTGGTTTATCCAGCCTGGCGGCGAGGGCGGCGAAACGCCCTGGTCAATGGCGGATCGTCCGGCGGAGGAGGTCTGGGACAACCTCAAGTCGAGACTGTACGGCGTCATGGAGGTCGTGCAGGACACGTGCCGCCGCATGCTGCGGCTGTCCGTCTCGTTCGCGATCGGACGCGCGCCCGTTCCGTGGAACGGGATGTCCGCGTCCTTCCGTCACCTGAACGGGCTGCTCGGCGAGGATCGCAAAGATGCGCGGTCGCTGCTCATTCAGGACGGCGAACATATCCCCGGCAACGGGCAAGGCGCCGGAACGGCTTGCCAGGATCAGTCGGAAGAGGCGCAGCAGCATCGGCTGGTCGTCCGTCTAAACGGTTATATCCAGGACCATCTGCACGGCGATCTGTCGCTGACCCGGTTATCCGAGGTCGTGCACCATAGCCCCACCTATTTGTCCCGCCTTTACAAGCGCATGACGGGCCGGATGCTCTCGGATTATATTACGGACGAGCGGATGGAGCGGGCCCGGACGCTCCTGGCCGAGCCTGCGCTTCGCATCCAGGACGTCGCGTCGCGGATTGGGTACGAGGCGGCGCCGCAGTTCAACCGGTCGTTCAAGAAGAGATACAAAATGACGCCGCAGGAGTACAGGGATCGCCTGCTTTACGGCGAATAA
- a CDS encoding sensor histidine kinase — protein sequence MIPLFALSLTLNEQGKREVQRQIADSITTAMHYYFMTLEQELGRVIRTQQEFINDESLLELSNQYAILTDYDRTKATNALLARLKAFKDSSAYIANISVYVPSNRVTFSTKEGVDYSESEASDMMQISRAIYDGGIPLTSWNDGLYLNLTYPYFPVKPDESAKPPQFVQNIELSMPALRRALEALPIQGGAVLFGDSWQTARDPLHELLPEVMRRTAAERERETAFTRTLRIGGDTYIAMYEKSTVLDTSLIVYFPKDVIVGQLKTYGTWSWLLVCASLIVIILMSYSIYLLVHRPFKQLIGRFVNLERGNFEAAFKSLRKDEFGYLYQRFDRTMDRLRTLIDQLYVQKIRLQQSELKQLQMQIAPHFLYNSFYILHRLIRNGDNDTAELMSKNLGEYFQYITRNGLEEVDLISEVRHISSYIEIQNIRFSNRIRVDFGPLPEPYERIKVPRLILQPLIENAYEHGLGDVVTEGRLRISFETEGDRLYFTVEDNGKGFTAEAEDELHRKLFKDKEEGETTGLVNIQRRLKLKFGSAGGIEATNGDSGGARIRIYIPCVGGAKP from the coding sequence ATGATTCCGTTGTTCGCGCTCTCCCTCACCCTGAACGAACAGGGCAAGCGAGAAGTCCAGCGCCAGATCGCAGACTCGATTACGACCGCCATGCACTACTACTTCATGACGCTGGAGCAGGAGCTCGGCCGCGTCATCCGCACGCAGCAGGAGTTCATCAACGACGAGAGCCTGCTCGAGCTGAGCAATCAATACGCCATCCTGACCGATTACGACCGTACGAAAGCGACCAATGCGCTGCTGGCCAGACTCAAAGCGTTCAAGGATTCAAGCGCGTATATCGCCAACATAAGCGTCTACGTGCCATCCAATCGCGTGACCTTTTCGACCAAGGAGGGGGTGGATTACTCGGAGAGCGAGGCATCTGACATGATGCAGATCTCCCGGGCGATCTACGACGGGGGAATTCCGCTGACCTCTTGGAACGACGGCCTCTACCTCAATCTGACGTATCCGTATTTTCCCGTCAAGCCGGACGAATCCGCCAAGCCGCCTCAATTCGTGCAAAACATCGAGCTCTCGATGCCTGCGCTGCGCCGCGCGTTGGAAGCCCTGCCGATCCAGGGAGGCGCGGTGCTGTTCGGCGACAGCTGGCAAACTGCGCGCGATCCGCTGCACGAGCTGCTGCCCGAGGTGATGCGGCGTACGGCCGCGGAGAGGGAGCGCGAGACGGCGTTCACCCGGACCTTGCGCATCGGCGGCGATACTTATATAGCCATGTACGAAAAGTCGACCGTGTTGGACACGTCCCTGATCGTCTATTTTCCCAAGGACGTGATCGTCGGTCAGCTCAAAACGTACGGCACGTGGTCCTGGTTGCTCGTATGCGCCTCCCTGATCGTCATCATCCTCATGTCCTACAGCATCTATCTGCTCGTTCACCGGCCGTTCAAGCAGTTGATCGGGCGGTTCGTCAATCTCGAGCGGGGCAACTTCGAGGCTGCCTTCAAGTCCCTGCGCAAGGACGAGTTCGGCTATCTGTACCAGCGGTTCGACCGCACGATGGACCGGCTGAGGACGCTGATCGACCAGCTGTACGTGCAGAAGATCCGGCTTCAGCAGTCCGAGCTCAAGCAGCTGCAAATGCAGATCGCGCCTCATTTTCTCTATAACAGCTTCTACATTCTTCACCGGCTCATCCGCAACGGGGATAACGACACGGCCGAGCTGATGTCCAAAAACCTGGGCGAGTACTTCCAGTACATCACCCGCAACGGTCTTGAGGAGGTCGATCTGATCAGCGAGGTCCGTCACATCAGCTCCTACATTGAGATTCAAAATATTCGTTTCTCGAACCGCATCCGCGTCGACTTCGGCCCGCTCCCCGAGCCATATGAACGAATTAAAGTACCGCGCCTGATTCTCCAGCCGCTGATCGAAAACGCTTACGAGCATGGCTTGGGCGATGTCGTGACCGAGGGACGGCTCCGGATCTCGTTCGAAACCGAGGGAGACCGCTTGTACTTCACCGTCGAGGACAACGGCAAAGGCTTCACGGCCGAAGCGGAGGACGAGCTGCATCGCAAGCTGTTCAAAGACAAGGAAGAGGGCGAGACGACGGGCCTGGTCAATATCCAGAGACGGCTCAAGCTCAAGTTCGGCAGCGCCGGCGGCATCGAAGCTACCAACGGCGACAGCGGCGGCGCCCGGATCCGCATCTATATCCCCTGCGTAGGAGGCGCTAAGCCATGA
- a CDS encoding carbohydrate ABC transporter permease, with protein MHATATVGRRLFLTLNYAFLIALSLMCLFPLLHVLAVSLSSSAAASGGLVRFWPVDATFDSYRYILQKKEFIASFIVTLERVALGFTVNMLMSILCAYPLSKETKDFRSRTRYAWFFIVTILFSGGLIPTYIAVSKTYLLDSVWALVLPVAVPVFNIILMLNFFRGLPREVEESAFIDGAGHWRTLWSMIVPMSLPVIATVSLLTLVGHWNSWFDGLIYMNFPEKYPLSTYLQLMVINSNPMKLDPTNLSAALEISERTTRAAQILLGALPILIVYPMLQRFFVKGIVLGSVKA; from the coding sequence ATGCACGCGACAGCCACCGTCGGCAGACGACTCTTTTTGACGCTTAACTATGCATTCCTGATCGCATTGTCTCTCATGTGCCTCTTCCCGCTGCTGCATGTGCTGGCCGTGTCGCTCAGCTCCAGCGCTGCGGCCTCCGGCGGCCTCGTCCGGTTCTGGCCGGTCGACGCGACCTTCGATTCGTACCGGTATATCCTGCAGAAAAAGGAGTTTATCGCTTCCTTTATCGTCACATTGGAGCGGGTCGCGCTCGGTTTTACCGTCAACATGCTGATGTCAATCCTATGCGCATATCCGTTGTCCAAGGAAACGAAGGATTTTCGGTCGCGTACCCGCTACGCCTGGTTTTTTATCGTGACGATTCTGTTCAGCGGGGGCCTCATTCCGACTTATATCGCCGTCAGCAAAACGTATCTGCTAGACTCCGTCTGGGCGCTGGTGCTGCCGGTCGCGGTTCCCGTGTTCAATATCATCCTGATGCTCAACTTCTTCCGCGGCTTGCCCCGCGAGGTCGAGGAATCCGCGTTCATCGACGGCGCCGGACACTGGCGCACGCTCTGGTCCATGATCGTGCCGATGTCGCTGCCCGTCATCGCGACCGTCTCGCTGCTGACGCTTGTCGGGCACTGGAACAGCTGGTTCGACGGGCTGATCTATATGAATTTTCCGGAGAAATATCCGCTCTCCACCTACCTGCAGCTTATGGTCATCAACAGCAATCCGATGAAGCTCGATCCGACCAACCTGAGCGCCGCGCTGGAGATCTCGGAGCGGACGACGCGGGCCGCCCAGATTCTGCTGGGGGCGCTGCCGATCCTGATCGTCTATCCGATGCTGCAGCGGTTTTTCGTCAAAGGCATCGTGCTCGGCAGCGTCAAGGCTTGA
- a CDS encoding ABC transporter permease translates to MKTNYRKRELPLHLMLLPGVILLLVYSYFPMAGVVIAFQKFVPINGLFNSKWVGLDNFRYVLDMPDIWQVMRNTVSIALMKMAAGLIVPLVIAILLNEIRSALVKRGVQTLIYLPHFLSWVILGGILVEILSPSTGIVNELLVWLGFDPIYFLGSNGWFRFVLVFSDVWKEFGFSTIVYLAAITGINPALYEAATVDGAGHWKQMWHVTLPGMLPIIVLMATLSLGNVLNAGFDQVFNLYSPVVYESGDILDTLIYRIGLVDAQFGVATAIGLFKSVVSLALISISYAMAYRYANYRIF, encoded by the coding sequence ATGAAAACAAACTATCGCAAACGGGAGCTGCCGCTGCATCTGATGCTCTTGCCCGGCGTCATTCTCCTGCTGGTCTACAGTTATTTTCCGATGGCCGGCGTGGTCATCGCCTTTCAGAAGTTCGTCCCCATCAACGGCTTGTTTAACTCCAAGTGGGTCGGCCTGGACAACTTCCGCTACGTACTCGATATGCCCGATATCTGGCAGGTGATGCGCAACACGGTGAGCATCGCGCTGATGAAGATGGCAGCCGGCCTGATCGTGCCGCTTGTCATCGCGATATTGCTTAACGAGATTCGTTCGGCCCTGGTCAAAAGAGGCGTGCAGACGCTCATCTACCTCCCGCACTTCCTCTCGTGGGTTATCCTTGGCGGCATCCTGGTCGAGATCCTCTCGCCGTCCACCGGCATCGTGAACGAGCTGCTCGTATGGCTTGGCTTCGATCCGATTTATTTCCTGGGGAGCAACGGCTGGTTCCGGTTCGTACTCGTCTTCTCCGACGTCTGGAAGGAATTCGGCTTCTCGACCATCGTGTATCTCGCCGCGATCACCGGGATCAATCCGGCCTTGTACGAGGCGGCGACGGTGGACGGCGCGGGCCACTGGAAGCAGATGTGGCACGTCACGCTCCCCGGCATGCTGCCGATCATCGTGCTGATGGCCACGCTTAGCCTGGGCAACGTGCTCAATGCAGGCTTTGACCAGGTGTTCAACCTGTACAGCCCGGTCGTATACGAGAGCGGCGACATTCTCGATACGCTGATCTACCGGATCGGCCTCGTCGATGCGCAGTTCGGCGTCGCGACAGCGATCGGCCTGTTCAAATCCGTCGTATCGCTGGCGCTGATCTCGATCTCTTACGCGATGGCTTATCGCTACGCCAACTACAGGATTTTCTAA
- a CDS encoding SGNH/GDSL hydrolase family protein: MHEAMQVFRATDSYVKIIGRTYDYNEAVWLALSGSGIAFAFYGKKAEITIKGDDMASSLSHQARIGIYINGERVVDDQVTRLLKTYTVFQSDTNEHVTVKIVKLSEAAMSTVGVQHIAVDAVKGIKPIPAQARKIEFIGDSITCGYGVDDENEQHHFSTATEDVTQAYAYQTAEALQADYSMVSYSGYGILSGFTENDQKKISSLVPEYYEKVAKSEGKFDQTLEPQAVNWDFKRFVPDLVVINLGTNDESYTKEHADRQEEYAERYFEFLKMVRHNNARATILCTLGIMGDLLYPYIERAVSRYIQETGDRNIAAMKFDNQLASDGYGADWHPSKATHSKAAMKLIAQIKDLMHWK, encoded by the coding sequence ATGCATGAGGCGATGCAAGTATTCCGGGCGACAGATTCATATGTAAAAATCATCGGGCGAACCTACGACTACAATGAAGCGGTATGGCTCGCGTTGTCCGGTAGCGGCATTGCGTTTGCGTTTTACGGCAAGAAGGCGGAAATCACGATAAAAGGCGACGATATGGCCTCAAGCCTATCGCATCAAGCCAGGATCGGCATTTACATCAACGGAGAACGAGTCGTCGACGATCAGGTAACCCGACTCTTGAAAACGTATACCGTCTTCCAGAGCGATACCAACGAGCACGTCACGGTTAAAATTGTTAAATTATCGGAAGCGGCCATGTCGACTGTTGGAGTTCAACATATCGCTGTCGATGCCGTCAAGGGAATTAAGCCTATCCCTGCACAAGCGCGCAAAATTGAATTCATCGGTGATTCCATCACTTGCGGCTATGGCGTCGACGATGAAAACGAGCAGCATCATTTTTCCACTGCGACTGAAGATGTCACGCAAGCCTACGCTTACCAAACGGCGGAGGCGCTTCAGGCAGACTACAGCATGGTTTCTTACAGTGGTTATGGCATCCTGTCGGGCTTTACGGAGAACGATCAAAAAAAGATCTCTAGCCTCGTACCTGAATATTACGAAAAGGTGGCCAAATCTGAAGGGAAGTTTGACCAGACACTGGAGCCTCAAGCCGTAAATTGGGATTTCAAGCGATTTGTACCGGATCTTGTCGTCATCAATTTGGGAACGAATGATGAATCTTATACGAAGGAGCATGCCGACAGACAGGAGGAATATGCCGAGCGGTATTTCGAGTTTCTTAAAATGGTTAGGCACAACAATGCCCGTGCCACGATTCTCTGCACATTGGGTATCATGGGAGATCTTCTATATCCGTATATCGAACGAGCGGTTAGCCGTTATATCCAAGAAACTGGAGACCGGAATATCGCTGCAATGAAATTTGACAATCAACTTGCGTCTGACGGATACGGCGCCGACTGGCACCCGTCCAAAGCCACACACTCCAAAGCGGCGATGAAGCTCATTGCTCAGATCAAGGATCTCATGCATTGGAAATAA
- a CDS encoding AraC family transcriptional regulator yields the protein MEAAEHAGERNGKAERAYGLQAEPAIEAEGSHGGTGGAEGNGATEDRAPTIAYPRTRLQIELSVRRLISFHYFEFAPDFKFEGEKHDFWEFVYVDKGELEVFADTEGYLLRQGDVIFHKPGEFHGVWANGVRSPNVIIVSFECPSPAIAHFNNRILSLNDRQKELLAQLIRSGFAAFLPPYDDPLDHTLLRKPDAPFGAEQSIKLYLELLLIDLYQAGCEPAREQRLSSAVTIRSEADLASRMAAYLEAHVEGQVRLELICRHFHMSKTHALALFKKCMGLSIMRYYRQLKIERAKAIIREQMHTFTEIAAMLHYPTVHNFSRHFRHETGMSPSEYARTVQARR from the coding sequence ATGGAAGCCGCTGAGCATGCAGGCGAGCGGAACGGCAAAGCGGAGCGGGCATACGGTTTGCAGGCAGAGCCGGCAATCGAAGCCGAAGGCAGCCACGGCGGGACCGGCGGAGCCGAGGGGAACGGCGCAACGGAGGATCGCGCGCCGACCATCGCCTATCCGCGGACCAGGCTGCAGATCGAACTTTCCGTCCGCAGACTCATTTCCTTCCACTACTTCGAATTCGCGCCGGACTTCAAGTTCGAGGGAGAAAAGCACGATTTCTGGGAGTTCGTCTACGTGGACAAAGGGGAGCTTGAAGTATTCGCGGACACGGAAGGCTACTTGCTGAGGCAGGGCGACGTTATCTTCCACAAGCCGGGAGAGTTCCACGGCGTCTGGGCGAACGGCGTTCGATCCCCCAACGTCATCATCGTCTCTTTCGAATGTCCGTCGCCCGCCATCGCTCACTTTAATAATCGGATCTTGTCGCTGAACGATCGGCAGAAGGAGCTTCTCGCCCAGCTGATCCGCAGCGGGTTCGCCGCTTTTCTGCCGCCGTACGACGATCCGCTCGATCATACGCTGCTGCGCAAACCTGACGCGCCCTTCGGAGCGGAGCAGTCGATCAAGCTGTACCTGGAGCTGCTGCTGATCGACCTGTACCAGGCCGGCTGCGAGCCGGCGCGCGAGCAGCGGCTGTCCAGCGCCGTTACGATCCGCAGCGAAGCGGATCTCGCTTCGCGGATGGCAGCTTATCTTGAAGCTCACGTCGAAGGGCAAGTACGCCTTGAACTGATCTGCCGTCACTTTCATATGAGCAAGACGCATGCGCTCGCTCTGTTCAAGAAGTGCATGGGACTTAGCATTATGCGGTACTACCGGCAGCTCAAGATCGAACGCGCCAAGGCCATCATCCGCGAGCAAATGCATACGTTTACGGAGATCGCCGCGATGCTGCATTATCCGACCGTGCACAATTTCTCGCGGCACTTCCGTCACGAGACGGGGATGTCTCCGTCGGAATACGCGCGGACGGTGCAGGCTCGTCGCTAA
- a CDS encoding PIG-L deacetylase family protein: MNVLAVGCHPDDLEIGCGGTLAKLAKQGHRVTMAHVANGNKGHRTIPPETLRDMRKEEARQAGALIGAEVVSLDIPDLSVKADQDELIAGLVNLIRRVRPDYIITHPPEDYMKDHMEVSRAVFDASFAASISHYAPDSPYPFHDKVPPIYYMDTLAGVGFLPTEYVDITGEIDVKIAMNDSHQSQIKWLYEHDGIDFLDFVRTVSKFRGLQCGAGYAEGFKACQAWPRIPTQRLLP, from the coding sequence ATGAACGTGCTGGCCGTAGGCTGCCACCCCGACGATCTGGAGATCGGATGCGGCGGGACGCTTGCCAAGCTTGCCAAGCAGGGGCACCGCGTGACGATGGCGCATGTCGCGAACGGGAACAAAGGGCACCGTACGATACCGCCGGAAACGCTTCGCGATATGCGCAAGGAGGAAGCTCGCCAGGCTGGCGCGTTGATCGGCGCAGAGGTCGTGAGCCTGGACATCCCCGACTTGTCGGTGAAGGCCGATCAGGACGAATTGATCGCGGGACTCGTGAACCTTATTCGCCGCGTGCGCCCCGACTATATCATTACGCATCCGCCCGAGGATTATATGAAGGATCATATGGAAGTTTCCCGCGCCGTTTTCGATGCCAGCTTCGCAGCCTCCATTTCGCACTATGCGCCTGATTCCCCATATCCTTTTCACGACAAAGTTCCGCCGATCTACTACATGGATACGCTCGCTGGCGTCGGTTTCCTGCCAACGGAGTATGTCGACATCACCGGCGAGATCGATGTGAAGATCGCCATGAACGATAGCCATCAGAGTCAGATCAAGTGGCTGTACGAGCATGACGGGATCGATTTTCTCGACTTCGTGAGGACCGTCTCCAAGTTCCGCGGCCTGCAGTGCGGCGCCGGTTATGCGGAGGGCTTTAAAGCCTGCCAGGCATGGCCGCGCATTCCGACGCAGCGATTGCTGCCGTGA